A DNA window from Candidatus Vicinibacter affinis contains the following coding sequences:
- the trxA gene encoding thioredoxin, whose protein sequence is MSNNFKEIIQSSKPTLVDFYADWCGPCKMQAPILKEFKNKVGDRVAILKIDVDKNPAVSQHYKIRSIPTLMLFKNGQAVWTQSGVASETVLEQVLKKFE, encoded by the coding sequence ATGAGCAACAATTTTAAAGAAATCATTCAAAGCAGTAAGCCGACGTTGGTGGATTTTTATGCAGACTGGTGTGGTCCCTGTAAAATGCAGGCTCCCATCCTTAAAGAATTTAAAAACAAAGTAGGTGATCGTGTGGCCATCTTAAAAATCGATGTAGATAAGAATCCCGCCGTCTCACAACATTATAAAATAAGATCCATTCCAACGCTGATGCTTTTCAAAAATGGCCAGGCAGTCTGGACGCAGTCGGGGGTCGCCTCCGAAACAGTTTTGGAACAAGTCTTAAAAAAGTTTGAATAA
- a CDS encoding L-serine ammonia-lyase, with product MERISVFDIFKIGIGPSSSHTMGPWKAANQFVQELEDSRRLDEMVGLNVELFGSLAKTGKGHGTDLAVILGLQNYFPQNIPLEMVGLAFDRVIEECRINFGGRKWIPFYAEKDIIFHMDQSLPFHSNGITFRCFFEDETSYSATFYSIGGGFVVKEGERFEDEPVTQMPFPIDRGEDLQKWCNLTGMPVSGVVFENELSLRIEEEIRAKLYEIWEVMKACIYESCHKEGELPGGLKVQRRAKSLAGKLMQGLPYGNVEEWIQNIKNGDHGFSNTLKWLSCFALAVNEENAAFGRIVTAPTNGAAGVIPAVLMYHLCFNDAATENDVIRFLLTAGEFGSLFKKGATISAAMGGCQAEIGVSSAMAAGALTELLGGTFEQAMMAAEIAMEHHLGMTCDPIGGLVQVPCIERNTMGAIKAVTAAQIAMESDPAKALVSLDAVIKTMKETALDMNTKYKETSDGGLALHIAVNLVEC from the coding sequence ATGGAACGCATCAGTGTATTTGATATTTTTAAGATTGGAATTGGCCCTTCGAGTTCGCACACGATGGGTCCATGGAAGGCCGCAAACCAATTTGTTCAAGAATTGGAAGATTCCAGACGTTTGGATGAAATGGTAGGTTTGAATGTAGAGCTTTTTGGTTCTTTGGCTAAAACAGGTAAAGGGCATGGGACAGATCTGGCAGTGATTTTAGGCCTTCAGAATTATTTTCCTCAGAACATTCCTTTAGAAATGGTGGGTCTTGCCTTTGACCGGGTTATTGAAGAATGCCGCATAAATTTTGGTGGCAGGAAATGGATACCATTTTATGCTGAGAAAGACATTATTTTTCACATGGACCAAAGTCTTCCATTCCACAGCAACGGTATAACCTTCCGTTGTTTTTTTGAAGATGAAACCTCTTACAGTGCAACATTTTATTCCATTGGAGGAGGATTTGTGGTAAAGGAAGGAGAGCGTTTTGAAGATGAGCCTGTAACTCAGATGCCCTTTCCCATAGATCGGGGGGAAGACCTTCAGAAATGGTGTAATCTGACCGGAATGCCGGTCAGTGGGGTAGTATTTGAGAACGAACTTTCACTTAGAATTGAAGAGGAAATTAGAGCTAAGCTTTATGAAATATGGGAAGTAATGAAGGCTTGCATTTATGAATCCTGTCATAAGGAGGGAGAGCTGCCGGGTGGGTTGAAGGTCCAGCGAAGAGCAAAGTCCCTTGCCGGCAAGCTCATGCAAGGACTTCCCTACGGTAATGTTGAGGAATGGATCCAAAATATTAAGAATGGAGATCATGGATTCAGTAATACCTTAAAATGGTTGTCCTGTTTTGCGCTGGCAGTAAATGAGGAGAATGCTGCCTTTGGAAGAATTGTTACAGCTCCAACCAATGGAGCGGCAGGGGTTATTCCGGCTGTCCTCATGTATCATTTGTGCTTTAATGATGCCGCAACAGAAAATGATGTCATCCGTTTTTTATTGACTGCCGGTGAATTTGGCAGTTTGTTTAAAAAAGGAGCTACCATTTCAGCAGCCATGGGCGGATGTCAGGCTGAGATTGGTGTATCGTCTGCGATGGCCGCCGGTGCATTAACAGAATTATTGGGAGGGACTTTTGAGCAAGCCATGATGGCAGCTGAAATTGCCATGGAGCATCATTTGGGTATGACCTGTGATCCTATAGGCGGCTTAGTTCAGGTTCCTTGCATTGAAAGGAACACGATGGGTGCTATTAAAGCGGTGACGGCTGCTCAAATTGCCATGGAATCCGATCCCGCCAAAGCGCTGGTTTCCCTCGATGCAGTGATCAAAACCATGAAGGAAACGGCACTGGACATGAACACCAAATATAAAGAGACCTCAGATGGAGGACTGGCTTTACACATTGCGGTGAATCTGGTGGAATGTTAG